A genomic window from Flavobacterium johnsoniae includes:
- a CDS encoding glycine--tRNA ligase → MAKQEDIFKNVVSHAKEYGFIFPSSEVYDGLSAVYDYAQNGVELKKNIREYWWKSMVQMNENIVGLDAAILMHPTTWKASGHVDAFNDPLIDNKDSKKRYRADVLVEEFAEKINQKAQKEIEKAKARFGDAFNEEEFITTNARVVEYLSKRKEILERLAKGMTDDLQDVKALIEELGIADPETGSKNWTDVKQFNLMFGTKLGASAESAMDLYLRPETAQGIFVNFLNVQKSGRMKVPFGIAQTGKAFRNEIVARQFIFRMREFEQMEMQFFVRPGEEMKWYHHWKETRLKWHLSLGLGKENYRFHDHEKLAHYANAAADIEFNFPFGFKELEGIHSRTDFDLKAHEEYSGRKLQYFDPELNENYVPYVVETSVGLDRMFLAVFATSLQEETLEDGSTRTVLKLPAVLAPTKAAVLPLVKKDGLPEISRKIIEDLKWDFNVAYDEKDAVGRRYRRQDALGTPFCITVDHQTLEDETVTIRHRDTMKQDRVKIAELRGIIENEVSMKNWLMKM, encoded by the coding sequence ATGGCAAAACAAGAAGATATATTTAAGAATGTGGTTTCGCACGCAAAAGAGTACGGATTTATTTTTCCGTCAAGCGAAGTTTACGACGGATTAAGTGCAGTCTACGATTATGCACAAAATGGAGTCGAGTTAAAAAAGAATATCCGTGAATATTGGTGGAAATCAATGGTTCAGATGAATGAAAATATTGTCGGCCTTGATGCTGCAATATTGATGCATCCAACAACTTGGAAAGCTTCAGGCCACGTTGATGCGTTCAATGATCCATTAATTGATAATAAAGATTCTAAAAAAAGATATAGAGCTGACGTTTTAGTTGAGGAATTCGCTGAAAAGATTAATCAAAAAGCTCAAAAAGAAATCGAAAAAGCAAAAGCTCGTTTTGGTGATGCTTTTAATGAAGAAGAATTTATTACAACAAATGCACGCGTTGTAGAATATCTTTCAAAGAGAAAAGAAATTCTGGAAAGACTTGCAAAAGGTATGACTGATGATCTTCAAGACGTGAAAGCGTTAATTGAAGAATTAGGAATTGCCGATCCAGAAACAGGTTCTAAAAACTGGACAGATGTAAAACAGTTCAACTTAATGTTTGGAACTAAACTTGGAGCTTCTGCAGAATCTGCAATGGATTTATATTTGCGTCCGGAAACGGCACAAGGTATTTTTGTTAACTTCTTAAATGTTCAGAAATCTGGTCGTATGAAAGTTCCTTTTGGAATTGCTCAAACGGGAAAAGCGTTCAGAAATGAGATTGTTGCAAGACAGTTTATTTTCCGTATGCGTGAATTCGAACAAATGGAAATGCAATTTTTTGTTCGTCCAGGCGAAGAAATGAAATGGTATCACCATTGGAAAGAAACACGTCTAAAATGGCATTTATCTTTAGGATTAGGAAAAGAAAATTACCGTTTTCATGATCACGAAAAATTAGCACATTACGCAAACGCGGCGGCAGATATCGAATTTAATTTCCCATTCGGATTTAAAGAATTGGAAGGAATTCACTCTCGTACAGATTTCGATTTAAAAGCACACGAAGAATATTCTGGAAGAAAATTACAATATTTTGATCCTGAATTAAATGAAAACTATGTTCCTTATGTAGTAGAAACTTCTGTAGGTTTAGATCGTATGTTCTTAGCGGTTTTTGCTACTTCTTTACAAGAAGAAACATTAGAAGACGGTTCTACAAGAACAGTTTTAAAATTACCAGCAGTTTTAGCACCAACTAAAGCAGCGGTTTTACCGTTAGTTAAAAAAGACGGTTTACCAGAAATTTCAAGAAAAATCATTGAAGATTTGAAATGGGATTTCAATGTTGCTTATGATGAAAAAGATGCTGTAGGACGTCGTTACAGAAGACAAGATGCTTTAGGAACGCCTTTCTGTATTACAGTAGATCATCAAACATTGGAAGACGAAACAGTAACAATTCGTCATAGAGATACCATGAAACAAGATCGTGTAAAAATTGCAGAATTAAGAGGAATTATCGAAAATGAAGTTTCGATGAAAAACTGGTTAATGAAAATGTAA